One genomic window of Caldivirga maquilingensis IC-167 includes the following:
- a CDS encoding sugar phosphate nucleotidyltransferase: MVDVIILAGGYATRLRPLTFTKPKPLLPILNKAVIDWILESVTKVKPSDVFLSVRYMSELIEKHVNHRWASLRDIVNIIKEDKPLGDGGPVSYIASMRELDDIVVVFNGDIFTKIDLEDAINEHVSKGALATICLTQVNDVSQYGVVTLGRDNLVTGFVEKPEPGKAPSNLINAGVYIFSKDALKYFPKPGTFGKLAIDILPKMIKDHKVYGYILKGYWYDIGTITSYLDANFRALDEYCRDCPAPNNEALIKPPAFIGENVTIEPGAEVGPYVVVLNNSRIGAHSRVKYSVIMDNTTIENGAYVDLTVLGSDVFVGKWARIEKGVVVGDGSYIGDHVLINRDSIIGPFREVNQSIYEIGKILL; the protein is encoded by the coding sequence ATGGTTGATGTAATTATACTGGCAGGGGGATACGCCACAAGGCTTAGGCCCCTTACATTCACTAAGCCTAAGCCCCTGCTCCCAATACTTAATAAGGCTGTCATAGATTGGATCCTTGAATCAGTCACTAAAGTTAAGCCTAGTGATGTCTTCCTATCAGTCAGGTACATGAGTGAGCTTATTGAGAAGCACGTTAACCATAGGTGGGCTTCATTAAGAGATATCGTTAACATAATTAAGGAGGATAAGCCCCTTGGTGACGGTGGCCCCGTCTCATACATAGCCAGTATGCGGGAGTTGGATGATATAGTGGTGGTCTTTAACGGTGATATATTCACTAAGATTGACCTGGAGGATGCAATTAATGAGCATGTTAGTAAGGGGGCTTTAGCCACAATATGCTTAACCCAGGTCAATGATGTGTCACAGTACGGTGTGGTCACGCTTGGTAGAGATAATCTAGTAACGGGCTTCGTTGAGAAGCCTGAGCCGGGTAAGGCACCATCAAACCTTATTAACGCAGGCGTATACATATTCAGTAAGGATGCGCTCAAGTACTTCCCTAAGCCTGGTACATTCGGTAAGTTGGCTATTGACATATTGCCTAAAATGATTAAGGATCATAAGGTATACGGCTACATACTAAAGGGGTATTGGTATGATATAGGAACGATCACATCATACTTAGACGCTAACTTCAGGGCCCTTGATGAGTACTGTAGGGATTGCCCAGCGCCTAATAATGAAGCTTTAATTAAGCCTCCCGCTTTCATAGGGGAGAACGTTACAATAGAGCCTGGGGCTGAGGTGGGGCCTTATGTGGTTGTGTTGAATAATTCAAGGATCGGCGCCCACAGTAGGGTTAAGTACTCAGTCATAATGGATAACACAACTATTGAGAATGGTGCATACGTTGACTTAACAGTATTGGGGTCTGATGTATTCGTGGGTAAGTGGGCTAGGATTGAGAAGGGTGTTGTGGTTGGTGATGGAAGCTACATTGGTGACCATGTTTTAATAAATAGGGATTCAATAATTGGGCCCTTCAGGGAGGTTAACCAGAGCATATATGAGATTGGTAAGATACTTCTTTAA
- a CDS encoding phosphoribosyltransferase family protein — protein sequence MMRRREKVGLQLDAVFYINAVKRVYSLSFKQLSSMLNIPESTLCRYANMEVLPSAKVAESIVKVLKPMADIRSVVSKLIKVNGNYIDLSSIVLEPMVLRLYEKHVLETFSGLRVTKVLTAAVDGIPLAMAASYALNAELTIAKQYMDAGFEQYYEATYMVDSPPRKVNLYIPKPLLTKDDSVILIDDIVRSGRTMDALLSIIRQSGASIVGVSILVAASKDVAKAIRSKVSGVVLDVIYTIE from the coding sequence ATGATGAGGAGGAGGGAGAAGGTTGGTCTACAATTGGATGCCGTGTTCTACATTAATGCAGTTAAGAGGGTTTACTCACTATCCTTTAAGCAACTATCAAGCATGCTCAATATACCTGAATCCACACTATGCCGTTACGCTAACATGGAGGTTTTACCCTCAGCTAAGGTTGCGGAGAGTATTGTTAAGGTTCTTAAACCCATGGCTGATATTAGGAGTGTTGTCTCTAAGTTGATTAAGGTTAATGGTAATTACATTGACTTAAGTTCCATAGTCCTTGAACCAATGGTGCTTAGGCTTTACGAGAAGCATGTTCTCGAGACCTTCTCTGGGTTAAGGGTTACTAAGGTACTTACCGCAGCTGTGGATGGTATACCATTAGCCATGGCGGCGTCATACGCCTTAAACGCTGAATTAACAATAGCTAAGCAGTACATGGATGCCGGTTTTGAGCAGTACTATGAGGCTACTTACATGGTTGACTCACCGCCCAGGAAGGTTAACTTATACATACCTAAGCCATTACTAACTAAGGATGACTCAGTAATACTCATTGATGATATTGTTAGATCAGGGAGAACAATGGATGCATTACTAAGCATAATAAGGCAATCAGGGGCAAGCATAGTGGGAGTATCTATACTTGTGGCTGCCAGTAAGGATGTTGCAAAGGCTATTAGGAGTAAGGTAAGTGGAGTAGTGTTAGACGTAATATACACTATTGAGTAG
- a CDS encoding dihydroorotate oxidase, translating into MQPSKLLGYLPPDLTHDVTHLILRTYPVKVLIGTLTRLTGALPYRLRLLNRVIDSPIGIGAGIDKDGLLISLMSRLPIGFHIVGSVTLKPRRGNPKPRMRRYPGLDAMVNAMGLPSRGVDFLKGILNNECVRWPRSKLLGVSVAGFSETEFKLLLDSLTPYMDCVDFIEINVSSPTYGGSWTEPHRLNELLNSLKGYDKLVIKLPLLSSINDEVKLIKLIINHNPFGLTIANTLSIKADLPMGYGGLSGKPLLGIVINLIKLTRRIGYGGLIIGLGGFMRGIDIIKGIKAEADLIGLVTGFAMEGPLVVYRIINELRRLQPG; encoded by the coding sequence ATGCAACCCAGTAAACTACTAGGCTACTTACCACCTGACTTAACCCACGATGTTACCCACCTCATACTCAGGACTTACCCAGTTAAGGTGTTAATAGGTACTTTAACTAGGTTAACGGGTGCATTACCGTATAGGTTGAGGTTGCTTAACAGGGTTATTGATTCACCAATAGGTATTGGGGCAGGCATAGATAAGGATGGCTTACTAATCAGCCTTATGAGTAGGTTACCCATTGGATTCCACATAGTGGGTTCCGTAACATTGAAGCCGAGGCGAGGCAACCCTAAGCCAAGGATGAGGAGGTACCCTGGGTTAGACGCCATGGTTAATGCAATGGGATTACCCTCAAGGGGAGTGGACTTCCTTAAGGGTATTTTAAACAATGAATGCGTCAGGTGGCCGAGGAGTAAACTACTTGGTGTTAGTGTGGCAGGCTTCAGTGAGACTGAGTTTAAACTACTACTGGACTCATTGACACCATACATGGATTGCGTGGATTTCATTGAAATTAACGTAAGCAGCCCAACCTACGGTGGATCATGGACAGAGCCTCATAGGCTTAATGAATTACTTAATTCACTTAAGGGTTACGATAAACTAGTAATTAAACTACCCTTATTGAGTAGTATTAATGATGAGGTTAAGCTCATTAAATTAATCATTAACCATAACCCATTTGGCCTAACCATAGCAAACACCCTCAGTATAAAGGCTGACTTACCCATGGGTTACGGAGGCTTAAGCGGTAAACCATTACTAGGAATCGTAATTAATCTAATTAAATTAACACGAAGAATAGGCTACGGAGGCTTAATAATTGGCCTAGGTGGATTCATGAGGGGTATTGATATTATTAAAGGCATTAAAGCTGAAGCTGACTTAATAGGTTTAGTGACAGGCTTCGCAATGGAGGGCCCATTAGTTGTGTATAGAATAATTAATGAATTAAGGCGACTCCAGCCTGGATAG
- the pyrE gene encoding orotate phosphoribosyltransferase — protein sequence MSIELARLLVKYGVVKFGDFTLSSGVKSKYYVDMRMAISIPEVYKPIIEELALRIGGGIDLIAGIESGSIPWASMLAYRLSKGTLYVRKADKSHGTRRRIEGYYKGGEGVLLIDDVVTTGGTILDSIRVLEENGLRVIEVAVIVDRLEGGLDAIRRSGYRAWSLLTVKDLFNAMGISNATQ from the coding sequence ATGAGCATTGAGCTGGCTAGGTTATTGGTTAAGTACGGTGTGGTTAAGTTCGGTGACTTCACACTATCAAGTGGTGTTAAGAGTAAGTACTACGTTGACATGAGGATGGCTATATCAATACCAGAGGTCTATAAGCCCATAATTGAGGAGTTAGCCTTAAGGATTGGAGGCGGGATTGATTTAATTGCTGGGATTGAGAGTGGTAGCATACCCTGGGCATCAATGCTAGCCTATAGGTTAAGTAAGGGTACATTATACGTTAGGAAGGCTGATAAGAGTCACGGCACCAGGAGGAGGATTGAGGGTTACTATAAGGGTGGTGAAGGGGTACTTCTTATTGATGATGTAGTAACCACCGGTGGCACAATACTTGACTCAATAAGGGTTCTTGAGGAAAATGGATTAAGGGTCATTGAGGTTGCTGTCATTGTTGATAGGCTTGAGGGAGGACTTGACGCAATTAGGAGAAGTGGGTATAGGGCTTGGTCACTATTAACGGTTAAGGATCTATTTAACGCCATGGGAATCAGTAATGCAACCCAGTAA
- the pyrI gene encoding aspartate carbamoyltransferase regulatory subunit, whose translation MMSSKVQERDLIVSKIKDGIVIDHIPAGRALIVLRVLKLKGGEGRVALVMNADSRRLGRKDIVKIEGKELSNDELNLVSLIAPTATINIIRDYSVIKKFQVKLPETVKGVVKCRNPKCITNQPREDAVPTFRVLHLDQPILQCQYCGTYLTIDDINAQLTGER comes from the coding sequence ATGATGTCCAGTAAGGTTCAGGAGAGGGACTTAATAGTTAGTAAGATTAAGGATGGTATAGTTATTGATCATATACCGGCTGGTAGAGCCTTAATAGTTCTTAGAGTGCTTAAACTAAAGGGTGGGGAGGGAAGGGTTGCCTTAGTTATGAATGCGGATAGCCGTAGATTAGGGAGGAAGGACATAGTGAAGATTGAGGGTAAGGAGCTTAGTAATGATGAATTAAACCTAGTATCCCTAATAGCCCCAACGGCCACAATAAACATAATTAGGGATTACTCAGTTATTAAGAAGTTTCAAGTTAAGCTCCCTGAAACCGTTAAGGGTGTTGTCAAGTGCAGGAACCCTAAGTGCATAACTAACCAGCCTAGGGAGGATGCTGTACCAACCTTCAGGGTGCTTCACCTGGATCAACCCATTCTCCAATGCCAATACTGTGGAACATACTTAACGATTGATGATATTAATGCTCAATTAACTGGTGAACGATGA
- a CDS encoding 4Fe-4S dicluster domain-containing protein, which translates to MSTVTGPELAKYQRVVVDMDTCIGCGACISVCPYNALELNENGKARLIWDFCKDDFECIPVCPVNCIWKSSEAPAESKAKNEWYRLTRQLTPEEQKIFEEWKQKYGITGNPISA; encoded by the coding sequence ATGTCCACAGTAACAGGACCTGAACTAGCCAAGTACCAGAGGGTTGTGGTTGATATGGATACCTGTATAGGCTGTGGTGCATGCATCTCGGTTTGCCCGTACAATGCCCTTGAATTGAATGAGAATGGTAAGGCGAGGTTAATATGGGACTTCTGTAAGGATGACTTCGAGTGCATTCCAGTTTGCCCAGTGAACTGCATATGGAAGAGCAGTGAGGCTCCAGCTGAGTCTAAGGCTAAGAATGAGTGGTATAGGTTAACTAGGCAGTTGACACCGGAGGAGCAGAAGATATTTGAGGAGTGGAAGCAGAAGTACGGCATTACTGGTAACCCAATCTCAGCATAA
- a CDS encoding SRPBCC family protein — MKLSGQKPWGVGVNVENLWQLIENNTIALVKCVPDTSDIKQIGPQEFEFKIMVRMGPVSGTFNSRVKIESIDKASGKVAMTLNSKGPGAVMNASITATISQTGVSYDADVNLSGLLAAVGERLIRNYIDGKLNEFLTNLVKLAKTGQC, encoded by the coding sequence ATGAAGCTTAGTGGTCAAAAGCCCTGGGGTGTTGGTGTCAATGTTGAGAACCTGTGGCAGTTAATTGAAAATAATACAATAGCCTTAGTTAAATGCGTACCAGATACCAGTGACATTAAGCAGATTGGGCCCCAGGAGTTTGAGTTCAAGATAATGGTACGCATGGGTCCAGTTAGTGGAACATTTAACTCTAGGGTTAAGATAGAGAGTATTGATAAGGCCTCTGGGAAAGTCGCCATGACCTTGAACTCTAAGGGACCTGGTGCAGTTATGAATGCCTCAATAACAGCCACTATAAGTCAAACAGGGGTATCCTATGATGCTGATGTTAATCTAAGTGGTTTACTTGCAGCTGTTGGTGAGAGGTTAATTAGGAATTACATTGATGGTAAACTTAATGAATTCCTCACAAACCTAGTTAAACTTGCTAAAACCGGTCAATGTTAG
- a CDS encoding ABC transporter permease, with protein MDIANGAPFILEISFPAGLYTTVIGLVVGLVSGYFGGIVDTIIMLFNDALLTIPSLLITVIIAVMIHTANPLVLAGVLSITGWTGLARSVRSQVLSSKEYPYVEVSRVLGLGWGYILFREILPTIMPYIWINLILNMEGSLYAAVGLYYLGLLPFNPTNWGYMINNALSLGAAYGSSAIWYFLFPTLFVTLFMVSLIELAYGIDEAINPRLRR; from the coding sequence GTGGATATAGCCAACGGTGCACCCTTCATATTAGAGATTAGTTTTCCGGCAGGACTATATACGACTGTAATAGGATTAGTGGTGGGTTTAGTTTCAGGGTACTTTGGTGGTATTGTTGATACAATCATAATGTTGTTCAATGATGCATTATTAACGATACCAAGCCTACTCATAACGGTCATAATAGCTGTAATGATTCATACGGCTAATCCACTTGTGTTGGCTGGTGTATTGAGTATAACTGGGTGGACTGGGTTAGCTAGGTCCGTTAGGTCGCAGGTATTGTCATCTAAGGAATATCCTTACGTTGAGGTTTCCAGGGTCCTTGGCCTTGGGTGGGGTTATATTTTGTTTAGGGAGATTTTACCAACAATAATGCCCTATATTTGGATTAACCTAATATTGAACATGGAGGGTTCACTGTATGCTGCTGTTGGCCTATACTACCTGGGTCTTCTACCATTTAACCCAACTAATTGGGGATACATGATAAATAATGCATTATCGCTTGGTGCAGCGTATGGCTCGTCGGCAATATGGTACTTCCTTTTCCCAACATTATTCGTCACTTTATTCATGGTTAGTCTCATAGAACTAGCTTACGGTATAGATGAGGCAATAAACCCAAGGCTAAGGAGATGA
- a CDS encoding helix-turn-helix transcriptional regulator, which yields MIDALLLIILFKAGGIPLVNYTIYVPQNTTIINVTLPVTPIPDTIEAINDSTGSLIPVSLYPGNVLSVFAFGGGYVSIVYYGNYTFNAESLLYSFNVESKENITIVFPPFIIPYKLPINIIYPPRVVNGSILIVVLQPGNYTIQYAYVPRSLLTATNTSTVSTSTTSTATTTTATATSSTTVSTTSTTVSSSTVTATVSSTPVTSTSTTTSQVTVTSSPSTTVTTVSSQSISQSSVTAISKSNVTPLYLVIAVILIVVVSVVVFLSRRRALEAFEQHNLDEVDRLIISTLRQYGGSLYQSQLQQLTNIPKTTLWRHVMKLKDMGIVRVDKVNGLNKVTLISG from the coding sequence GTGATTGATGCATTATTGCTCATAATATTGTTTAAGGCTGGTGGAATACCGTTGGTTAACTACACTATTTATGTTCCGCAGAATACCACTATTATTAATGTGACTCTACCTGTAACACCCATACCTGATACGATTGAGGCCATTAATGATTCAACTGGTTCACTGATACCGGTTAGCTTATACCCAGGTAATGTCTTAAGCGTGTTTGCGTTTGGTGGTGGTTACGTATCAATAGTGTATTACGGTAATTACACTTTTAATGCTGAATCCCTACTATACTCATTTAACGTAGAATCTAAGGAGAATATAACCATAGTTTTCCCACCCTTCATAATACCATACAAGTTACCCATTAACATAATCTATCCTCCCCGTGTGGTTAATGGTTCAATACTCATTGTGGTTCTTCAACCCGGCAACTACACTATACAGTACGCCTACGTGCCAAGGAGCCTATTAACAGCAACTAATACATCCACGGTTAGCACCAGCACTACCTCTACTGCAACAACCACCACAGCCACGGCCACCTCCTCAACAACAGTGAGTACTACAAGTACTACAGTGAGCAGTAGCACTGTTACTGCCACTGTATCCTCAACCCCGGTTACTTCCACATCAACCACAACATCCCAGGTTACGGTTACTTCAAGTCCAAGCACCACGGTGACTACGGTTTCATCGCAGTCAATTAGCCAGTCATCAGTAACAGCAATCAGTAAGAGTAACGTTACCCCACTTTACCTAGTGATTGCTGTTATTCTAATAGTGGTGGTTTCCGTGGTTGTCTTTTTGAGTAGGCGTAGGGCTCTTGAAGCCTTTGAGCAGCATAACTTAGATGAGGTTGATAGGTTAATTATAAGTACGCTTAGGCAGTACGGTGGTTCACTTTACCAGTCCCAACTACAGCAGTTGACTAATATACCTAAGACAACGCTTTGGCGCCACGTTATGAAGCTTAAGGACATGGGTATTGTGCGCGTGGATAAGGTTAATGGTTTAAATAAGGTTACCTTAATCTCAGGTTAA
- a CDS encoding (Fe-S)-binding protein, whose translation MRDEKVVRIRDIGRREGRLIKISLSDLMPLPPPYDKPELEPPLTEPKPEWSSSYVTELDGYVAIDVPWKPRSREEEERLIKGFLDGLRKLTSMEGNWTFLQPLLLSLDYCAKCQNCAEACPIYVASGRKDAYRPTYRSEVLRRIYDKYILKKPGVNIELNARTILRLGELAYRCTLCRRCVQACPLGIDNGLIAHEIRKLLSMEMGIAPTALHEKGTMLQLKTGSSTGMSPKAFMNMVEFMEDLISEKLGRRIRIPVDEKGADVLLIHNAGEYISWPENPAAYAIILEEAGVSWTLSSELVGYDAVNYGVWYDDAQLARIAMKHIEVARKLEVKRIVIGECGHATKALLVVADRLLKDDYRIPRESVLPMLRDIVKSGKLNLDPGRNNFPVTLHDPCNIVRLAGIVEPQREVLRMIAPMFREMEPHGVYNYCCGGGSGFAIMNSLNFPEWRIKVASRMKLKQILEAFKDSIDPKVPKYVCAPCSNCKGELRDLLTHYRVTELYNIHYGGLAELVVNAMVDLKEPYLDFTTQ comes from the coding sequence ATGAGAGATGAGAAGGTGGTTAGGATAAGGGATATAGGTAGGCGTGAGGGTAGGTTAATTAAGATAAGCCTAAGTGACTTAATGCCTCTACCACCACCCTACGATAAGCCTGAACTAGAACCCCCCTTAACTGAACCTAAGCCTGAATGGTCAAGTAGCTACGTAACTGAACTTGATGGGTATGTGGCCATTGATGTACCCTGGAAACCCAGGAGTAGGGAAGAGGAGGAGAGGCTTATTAAAGGGTTCCTGGATGGTTTAAGGAAGCTAACTTCAATGGAAGGTAATTGGACATTCCTGCAACCACTACTCCTCTCACTGGATTACTGCGCAAAGTGCCAGAACTGCGCTGAGGCTTGCCCAATATACGTGGCCAGTGGGAGGAAGGATGCCTATAGGCCAACGTACAGGTCTGAGGTGCTTAGGAGGATTTACGATAAGTATATTCTTAAGAAGCCTGGGGTTAATATTGAGCTTAATGCGCGTACGATTCTTAGGCTGGGTGAGTTAGCCTATAGGTGTACATTATGTAGGAGGTGTGTTCAAGCCTGTCCACTGGGTATTGATAATGGGTTAATAGCCCATGAGATAAGGAAACTGCTAAGCATGGAGATGGGCATTGCACCCACGGCACTCCACGAGAAGGGTACTATGCTTCAGCTTAAGACAGGTTCCTCAACAGGCATGAGTCCGAAGGCTTTCATGAACATGGTTGAGTTCATGGAGGATTTAATAAGTGAGAAGCTTGGTAGAAGAATCAGAATACCTGTTGATGAGAAGGGTGCCGATGTATTGTTAATTCATAATGCTGGTGAGTATATTTCATGGCCTGAGAATCCAGCTGCCTACGCGATAATTCTTGAGGAGGCTGGGGTTAGTTGGACCCTTAGCAGTGAGTTAGTGGGTTATGATGCCGTTAACTACGGTGTATGGTATGATGATGCTCAATTAGCCAGAATAGCCATGAAGCATATTGAGGTTGCCAGGAAGCTTGAGGTTAAGAGAATCGTTATTGGTGAATGTGGACACGCCACTAAGGCCCTTCTTGTGGTTGCTGATAGGTTGCTTAAGGATGATTACAGGATACCCAGGGAGAGCGTACTACCAATGCTTAGGGATATTGTTAAGAGCGGTAAACTCAACCTTGACCCAGGTAGGAATAATTTCCCAGTGACCCTCCATGACCCATGCAACATAGTTAGGTTAGCCGGCATAGTTGAACCCCAGAGGGAGGTGTTGAGGATGATTGCACCCATGTTTAGGGAAATGGAGCCCCACGGCGTCTACAATTACTGCTGCGGTGGTGGCAGTGGCTTCGCCATAATGAATTCACTCAATTTCCCTGAATGGAGGATTAAGGTCGCCTCAAGAATGAAGCTTAAACAAATCCTTGAAGCCTTTAAGGATTCAATTGACCCCAAGGTTCCGAAATACGTATGTGCACCATGCTCCAACTGTAAGGGTGAGTTAAGGGATTTACTAACCCACTATAGGGTCACTGAGCTTTACAATATTCACTACGGTGGTTTAGCTGAATTAGTCGTTAACGCAATGGTTGACTTGAAGGAACCCTACTTGGACTTCACCACTCAGTAG
- a CDS encoding respiratory nitrate reductase subunit gamma yields MPIHLRWELYPVPHESPSKVRYGGGYLEEELWWSKGRVTSVIGELKELFSEMLFIKRIYNNNKRLWALTYPFHLGIYLILVWFLLILLGSVTEVYAHIPVPSSNAWSIFLYYITIIVGGAGALLAVTGGVGLLVRRLINPVLRDYTIISDYFNLLIVLLALATGLASWFSDPSFNYARAFASSLLNPFMNPPQLNTVILIHVMVLQLLVSYIPFSKITHFIGKYFTYHRVLWDDEPSSSELSRRIEELMRLRMPWSALHIKSNGSWEDNARVINNER; encoded by the coding sequence ATGCCCATTCACCTAAGGTGGGAACTCTACCCAGTGCCTCATGAATCACCGAGTAAGGTAAGGTACGGTGGAGGATACTTAGAGGAGGAGCTTTGGTGGTCTAAGGGTAGAGTCACATCAGTGATTGGGGAACTTAAGGAACTGTTTAGTGAAATGCTGTTCATAAAGAGGATTTACAATAATAATAAGAGGCTCTGGGCCCTCACTTACCCATTTCACCTAGGAATATACCTAATACTGGTTTGGTTCCTACTAATACTCCTAGGATCAGTCACTGAGGTATACGCCCACATACCAGTGCCATCAAGTAACGCCTGGTCCATCTTCCTCTACTACATTACGATAATAGTTGGTGGAGCTGGTGCATTATTGGCGGTGACTGGGGGTGTTGGGTTACTGGTTAGGAGGCTTATTAACCCTGTTTTAAGGGATTACACAATTATCTCAGACTACTTCAACCTACTCATAGTACTCTTAGCCTTAGCAACGGGCTTAGCCTCATGGTTCAGTGACCCAAGCTTCAACTACGCTAGGGCGTTTGCATCAAGCCTCCTTAATCCATTCATGAACCCACCACAGTTAAATACAGTGATACTGATCCACGTCATGGTGCTTCAACTACTTGTATCCTACATACCCTTCTCCAAGATAACCCACTTCATTGGTAAGTACTTCACGTATCATAGGGTTCTTTGGGATGATGAACCAAGCTCCAGTGAATTAAGCCGCAGGATTGAGGAATTAATGAGACTTAGGATGCCTTGGAGTGCACTCCACATTAAGTCAAATGGATCATGGGAAGATAACGCAAGGGTGATTAATAATGAGAGATGA
- a CDS encoding METTL5 family protein has product MLKGSYIRGKRELEAIIQGIGGYSRPKLKLEQYVTDADVVAEVAWLAYLKGDVAGRRVIDPVCGTGRFSAAAALLGSTQVVCSDIDEDAVRDAYRYLSELSLLNTVDFAVMDFTRPALAKPLDTVFQNPPFGIWSPRGTDIKLLMASLNLSKVTYSIHKEGTEDYVIKVVKSLGRSIEVARGFRLSIPYTYRHHRKPRRVIEVYVIRVT; this is encoded by the coding sequence ATGCTTAAGGGGAGTTACATTAGGGGGAAGAGGGAGCTTGAGGCTATTATACAGGGTATAGGAGGATATAGTAGGCCTAAGCTTAAGCTGGAGCAGTACGTCACCGATGCCGACGTGGTGGCTGAGGTTGCTTGGTTAGCCTACCTTAAGGGTGATGTTGCTGGGAGAAGAGTTATTGATCCAGTCTGCGGTACAGGTAGATTCTCAGCGGCTGCTGCATTACTTGGTTCAACCCAAGTCGTATGCTCTGATATTGATGAGGATGCGGTAAGGGACGCCTACAGGTACTTGAGTGAATTAAGCTTACTTAATACTGTTGATTTTGCAGTTATGGACTTCACAAGGCCAGCTCTCGCAAAGCCGCTGGATACCGTATTCCAGAATCCACCCTTCGGTATATGGAGTCCAAGAGGAACTGATATTAAGCTACTCATGGCTTCACTTAACTTATCTAAGGTAACCTACAGTATACATAAGGAGGGTACTGAGGATTACGTTATTAAGGTGGTTAAGTCATTGGGCAGAAGCATTGAGGTTGCACGCGGGTTTAGGTTAAGTATACCATACACCTATAGGCATCATAGGAAGCCGAGGAGAGTCATTGAGGTTTACGTAATTAGGGTTACGTGA
- the galT gene encoding galactose-1-phosphate uridylyltransferase — MAMELRYNPLIGEWIMVSSVREARPWQPSDRCPFDEGNEETGVGWRFLILPNKFPMLSPNAPKVRGVNGFKAKRSLGYCMVIVESPKHDLKDLHEIPLDDLTLVMKGVRDQMIKLEGTGFVKYIYFFRNKGKEIGVSLTHPHSQMYALPYIPLRIRLELRNMRRHMRRTGKCLLCSILDEEVKLGERVLYTNGEFYVVKPYYSMWPYEIHVIPRRHVQKMTQLTDDELVKLADALRVTTAMLDNVLGRDMPYIMAFHQGPVKNDESYHMHVEFYPMLRDASKLKYAAGVEWGLWTFTYDSLPEDKARELRETCRKVAPILNPLGNCT; from the coding sequence ATGGCAATGGAACTTAGGTATAATCCATTAATAGGGGAGTGGATAATGGTATCCAGCGTTAGGGAGGCTAGGCCATGGCAACCCAGTGACCGTTGCCCATTTGATGAAGGTAATGAGGAGACTGGGGTGGGTTGGCGCTTCCTAATACTGCCCAATAAATTCCCCATGCTTTCACCCAATGCCCCAAAGGTACGTGGTGTCAATGGCTTTAAGGCGAAGCGTTCCCTAGGCTACTGCATGGTTATTGTTGAGTCACCTAAGCATGATCTTAAGGATCTCCATGAAATACCCCTAGATGACTTAACCCTAGTGATGAAGGGTGTTAGGGATCAGATGATTAAACTTGAGGGCACTGGCTTCGTTAAGTACATTTACTTCTTCAGGAATAAGGGTAAGGAGATAGGGGTATCCTTAACCCACCCGCATAGTCAAATGTATGCCTTACCCTACATACCCCTGAGGATTAGGCTTGAGTTAAGGAACATGAGGAGGCACATGAGGAGGACGGGTAAGTGCCTACTATGCAGTATACTTGATGAGGAGGTTAAGCTTGGGGAAAGGGTGCTTTACACTAATGGTGAATTCTACGTAGTGAAGCCTTACTACTCCATGTGGCCTTATGAGATTCACGTAATACCTAGAAGGCATGTTCAGAAGATGACTCAATTAACTGATGATGAGTTAGTTAAATTAGCTGATGCCCTCAGGGTAACCACGGCGATGCTTGATAACGTGTTGGGTAGGGATATGCCCTACATAATGGCCTTCCACCAAGGCCCGGTTAAGAATGATGAATCCTACCACATGCATGTTGAATTCTACCCAATGCTTAGGGATGCCAGTAAGCTTAAGTATGCTGCTGGTGTTGAATGGGGATTATGGACCTTTACCTATGATTCACTACCTGAGGATAAGGCTAGGGAATTAAGGGAAACCTGCCGTAAAGTCGCCCCAATCCTTAACCCACTGGGTAACTGCACTTAA